A single genomic interval of Pseudorasbora parva isolate DD20220531a chromosome 21, ASM2467924v1, whole genome shotgun sequence harbors:
- the fbrs gene encoding autism susceptibility gene 2 protein homolog isoform X7 yields MDGPTRSGGFRQSRRSRSQRDRERRRRRADLTEPPRASSPSSASDQELCRGDALLRANGGECRPSFPGARHRPPRRRKRESVSCEEDIIDGFAIASFISLEALEMDCSLKPPERSGLLMGRGSKRKRGLDENGGPLSEPEEGPPATYTNSWEQRRKIKSKLKRNRDAKCDTESESGDKASDNMEPAFIVCTREVNSNSASAAAGNGCPLMPSNSSLPLLSVTPRVSGLERSQERSMEQPYPEPISTSSSLPSLAAHSTASVSNSLPDQRNRNGGPHHRHDPSPPQHKHKPFLPFHGKSQLTFAGSVNNRTSTSGKPPSSASSTSIRPPTPATSVSLGRGPGGVGTVRPSSRPSPGAVFTPSPSLPPPPPLLQVSPHRSTDQDLTQSNVASGGPSVSSSNSGTSSRSSQAQTSIPMAYQFHQHNHQHQHTHTHQHFLHPTAAPPPLFEKFPGKIDGLFRHPYFPQYPPSVPGIQPVLPPTGPFNSLHGAFQPKLVALQGAAPEMTSGLGVVPPHLQPKAPRLTDPFAPPPKVSNKPGKWCAMHVRVAWMILRHQEKVKLMHADPQKLDFRNDPLPRLPGPGIGGLGGLGPLGGPLNPTHDLTRPGSLFAGGVNPSSTPFMPPTPHSFLTPAAHLEPYVRSPPFSLGALGSGAFGGLGSPTIAASVFGHKTEPSASAVGGLGNPHDPWNRLHVAPASFPSGSWAKGPEKKDDRGKEMERRELTHIKDEKDRDSIMYGRPPVRMSPGIPSLRHRSNTPSSHMNGLGPLSGGGVPSDGQSRERERERERESDKRQHSASRAPPLASSTAPDRPRSSTSSILTSSPSNVPLASSPLDLFHRQPPHTLSTESSHSSQRDNNGPASSSSSSSLPVKNPDRTTTPVSKPGLTSGQLHSQVKVKEERKEEPEPVPISIPHTAVPHNFERPSSRHTHHPSTPSSTLSLTSTPGMPLPPPTPHPPHHLSLLDRTRAIDAYFGGAGGSAGLVLGAAADRFQPHPHGPPQGHSQATHSFPWDPWRDLAAQQQQQRREVLTLRSDPHLALRSDPHLSRLLQHQQVQRFLEAERAAVAAAVATSPHHPPVPTSSASASAGRSEFGLMSHPFEEEQRVQILREDFERARYFGMHPHPHLSAPHLPSPSHAAHLEQIHAGLLSHSHLHPAGASAQASHHPGLYSRLGPLHSHSHVPNGILAKNPGLVGALSVGAPPPLIPSVNRSSTPPRGSRLGGARDLALFSTHKDGESR; encoded by the exons ATGGACGGTCCCACTCGAAGCGGAGGCTTCAGGCAGAGTCGTCGCTCCCGCTCGCAGCGTGACCGAGAGCGACGGCGGAGGAGAGCGGATCTCACTGAGCCTCCCAGGGCCTCATCGCCATCCTCGGCCTCGGACCAAGAGCTCTGCAGAGGAGACGCACTGCTCCGTGCCAACGGTGGAGAATGCAGACCCAGCTTCCCAGGGGCCAGACACAGGCCTCCGCGTCGGAGGAAGCGAGAATCGGTGTCTTGCGAGGAGGATATCATCGATGGATTCGCCATAGCCAGCTTCATAAGCCTGGAGGCCTTGGAG ATGGACTGTTCCCTAAAGCCTCCAGAACGATCTGGCTTGTTAATGGGTAGAGGAAGCAAAAGAAAGAGAGGTCTAGATGAAAATGGAGGGCCTCTGTCAGAGCCGGAGGAAGGACCTCCTGCTACGTACACCAACAGTTGGGAGCAGCGCaggaaaatcaaatcaaaactgAAAAGAAATAGAGATGCTAAG TGCGATACAGAGAGTGAATCAGGAGATAAG GCTTCTGATAATATGGAGCCAGCGTTCATCGTCTGCACAAGAGAAG TTAACTCCAACTCTGCAAGTGCTGCTGCGGGCAACGGTTGCCCCCTCATGCCCTCAAATAGCTCACTACCCCTCCTGTCAGTCACACCCCGGGTCTCTGGCCTGGAGAGGAGTCAGGAGAGGAGTATGGAGCAGCCTTACCCTGAGCCCATCTCTACCTCATCCTCTCTGCCTAGCCTTGCAGCCCATTCCACTGCTTCTGTCTCCAACTCACTTCCTGATCAGCGTAATAGAAACGGTGGTCCCCATCACCGCCATGACCCTAGCCCACCTCAGCACAAACACAAGCCTTTCCTCCCTTTCCATGGAAAGTCACAATTGACCTTCGCTGGGAGCGTCAACAACAG GACCAGTACCTCAGGCAAGCCTCCATCTTCAGCCTCTTCAACATCAATCAGACCACCTACTCCTGCTACAAGTGTGTCCCTAGGTCGAGGCCCAGGGGGTGTGGGAACCGTAAGACCCTCCTCTCGACCCAGTCCTGGTGCTGTCTTTACACCATCGCCCAGCCTTCCCCCACCACCTCCTCTTTTGCAGGTGTCACCCCACCGTTCAACAG ATCAGGATCTGACACAATCAAATGTTGCCTCTGGAGGACCTTCTGTGTCAAGTTCGAACTCTGGGACGTCTAGCAGATCCTCACAGGCCCAGACATCTATCCCTATGGCCTACCAATTCCATCAGCACAATCACCAGCACCAGCACACTCATACTCACCAACACTTCTTACACCCCACAGCTGCACCACCACCATTG TTTGAGaagtttccaggcaaaatagacgGTCTCTTTCGACACCCA TATTTTCCTCAGTATCCACCATCTGTGCCTGGAATACAGCCTGTTCTTCCGCCAACAGGACCTTTCAATTCATTGCATGGAGCTTTTCAGCCTAAG CTTGTTGCCCTTCAGGGAGCTGCTCCAGAGATGACTTCTGGTTTGGGAGTTGTACCACCCCATCTGCAACCTAAAGCACCAAGG CTAACAGACCCATTTGCACCACCACCAAAAGTCAGTAAT aaacctggaaaatggTGCGCTATGCATGTCCGTGTGGCTTGGATGATTCTAAGGCATCAAGAAAAAGTCAAG CTTATGCATGCTGATCCACAAAAGCTCGACTTCCGCAATGACCCATTGCCTCGACTCCCTGGCCCTGGTATTGGTGGACTAGGAGGTCTAGGACCTCTTGGTGGTCCCCTTAACCCGACACATGACCTTACAAGACCAGGAAGCCTGTTTGCAG GTGGAGTCAATCCGTCCTCCACACCATTCATGCCTCCAACGCCCCACTCTTTCCTCACCCCAGCAGCACATCTGG AACCATATGTTCGTTCACCCCCCTTCTCTTTGGGAGCCCTTGGTTCTGGTGCCTTTGGAGGCTTAGGCAGCCCCACGATAG CGGCCAGTGTTTTTGGACATAAGACTGAGCCCTCTGCAAGTGCTGTTGGAGGACTAGGTAACCCCCATGATCCATGGAATCGTCTTCATGTTGCCCCTGCCTCTTTCCCCTCTGGATCTTGGGCCAAGGGACCAGAGAAAAAAGATGATAGAGGAAAGGAAATGGAGAGAAGAGAACTGACTCATATAAAAGATGAAAAGGACAG AGACAGTATCATGTATGGACGCCCACCAGTACGAATGTCACCTGGTATCCCATCCCTCAGGCACCGCAGCAACACCCCAAGTTCACATATGAATGGCTTGGGCCCATTGAGCGGAGGTGGGGTCCCTTCAGATGGCCAAAGCAGAGAGCGTGAGCGTGAACGAGAAAGAGAGTCAGACAAGAGACAACATTCTGCATCCAGGGCACCACCGTTGGCTTCCTCCACCGCACCGGACAGACCTCGCTCTTCAACATCTTCTATTCTCACATCCTCTCCTTCTAATGTCCCATTAGCTTCTTCTCCTCTAGATCTGTTTCACCGACAGCCACCACACACTCTCAGCACAGAATCCAGTCACTCTTCGCAAAGAGATAACAATGGTCCagcctcttcctcctcttctaGTTCACTTCCAGTGAAGAACCCAGATCGGACCACAACTCCGGTATCCAAGCCCGGTCTAACCTCTGGGCAGCTTCACTCCCAAGTCAAGGTCAAAGAAGAGCGTAAAGAGGAGCCTGAGCCAGTGCCCATCTCCATACCGCATACCGCTGTACCTCACAACTTTGAACGGCCCAGTAGTCGACACACACACCATCCATCCACCCCTTCCTCAACCCTCTCATTGACATCTACACCTGGCATGCCTCTTCCTCCTCCAACTCCTCACCCTCCCCACCATCTGTCCCTTTTAGATCGTACACGGGCTATTGATGCCTATTTCGGTGGTGCTGGAGGTTCAGCCGGACTGGTATTAGGTGCAGCAGCTGACCGTTTCCAACCACATCCTCATGGTCCTCCACAAGGTCATTCCCAAGCCACTCACAGCTTTCCCTGGGACCCATGGAGGGATCTGGCTGcccaacaacaacagcagcgcAGGGAAGTATTGACTCTAAGGTCAGATCCCCACCTTGCACTTCGCTCTGATCCACACTTGTCTAGACTTCTCCAGCATCAGCAGGTACAGCGATTCTTGGAGGCTGAGAGAGCTGCAGTAGCAGCAGCTGTGGCGACCAGCCCGCACCATCCACCAGTACCTACCTCTTCGGCTTCAGCTTCAGCAGGCAGGTCAGAGTTCGGTTTGATGTCCCACCCGTTTGAGGAAGAACAACGTGTTCAGATACTGCGAGAAGACTTTGAGAGAGCACGGTACTTCGGGATGCATCCACATCCGCACCTGTCTGCACCTCACCTTCCTAGCCCATCTCATGCTGCCCACCTAGAACAGATACATGCAGGGCTACTGTCTCACTCGCATCTACATCCAGCTGGAGCCTCCGCACAAGCATCACATCACCCTGGCCTCTACTCTAGACTTGGACCTCTGCATTCACACTCTCACGTACCTAATGGCATTCTTGCCAAGAACCCAGGTCTAGTTGGGGCATTGTCAGTTGGGGCTCCACCACCTCTCATTCCATCTGTTAACCGATCTTCTACTCCACCCCGTGGCTCCAGACTTGGCGGGGCTAGAGACTTAGCCCTTTTTTCCACGCATAAAGACGGCGAGTCGAGATAG